One genomic window of Pseudomonadales bacterium includes the following:
- a CDS encoding transglutaminase family protein codes for MTIRVAIHHRTHYQFDRLVSVAPHTLRLRPAPHSRTPTVSYSLKVLPEKHFINWQQDPFGNYQARLVFPEKTRELFFEVEVVADMTVYNPFDFFVEKYAENYPFEYDSQLKKELSPYLKKGHKSRLLTKWLAEIPKKKMPTNDFLVMLNQRLEKDIEYSLRFEPGVQTPHQTLKLRKGSCRDTGWLLVQILRHMGLAARFVSGYLVQLTPDVESLDGPSGPKQDFTDLHAWCEVYLPGAGWVGLDPTSGLFAAESHIPLACTPEPISAAPITGATDKCEVTFSYLNEVTRIHEDPRVTKPYDDAQWDCIQALGKKIDQAFLENDVRLTMGGEPTFVSIDDMDSAQWNTDALGEDKLKLAKNLLLRLRDQFAPKGLLHYGQGKWYPGEELPRWALGCFWRTDQQPLWHKPELLARIDKDYGFGVTEAESFANRLAKLAGIDDDYVNPAYEDTLYYVWKEESLPVGIDPMKADLKDGLDRMRLARVLRHGLNNPSGYVLPISWDNKSNNWLSCRWQLRSERVVLIPGDSPMGLRLPLNSLQPATPEEAEPQRDPFEYRELLKPSYPPVAQGDQRNSSSSWGSVIQQPFADARHDTEQKTSKTGKHAQKEPARFIRTSLCIEPRKGKIYVFIPPLEHLEHYLDLINLIERTADELKLPVVIEGYEPPRDNRLQKLLVTPDPGVIEVNIHPANNWDELQHNTTVLYEQARLSRLGTEKFMLDGRHTGTGGGNHITIGGNSPADSPLLRRPDLIRSLVTYWQHHPGLSYLFSGMFIGPTSQAPRVDEGRDEMLYELEVAFQQMPDGIVDQPWLVDRLLRNLLIDITGNTHRAEFCIDKLYSPGTASGRQGILEFRGFEMPPHSQMALVQALLLRALVARFWNEPYTKPLVRWGTLLHDRFMMPHYVWSDIQDVVQDLNERGYPFDINWLAPFEEFRFPHYGRLELDDIQLELRWAIEPWHVLGEEVSSFGTARYVDSSVERLQIKVQGITEGRYQIACNGRRVPLRHTGRKGEAVAAVRYRAWQPPSALHPTIGIHAPLVFDVIDTWSGRAIGGCTYHVAHAGGRSYETLPINAFEAESRRVNRFWQHGHTPGPLESTPELASMVRNFLPNKYPPRPASLPAEESPGEYPHTLDLRRQPSFLQG; via the coding sequence ATGACTATACGTGTCGCCATTCACCACAGAACTCATTACCAGTTTGATCGACTGGTTTCCGTAGCACCGCACACCTTGCGACTGCGCCCGGCACCACATTCGCGTACACCAACGGTCAGCTATTCCCTGAAAGTGTTGCCAGAAAAACATTTCATCAACTGGCAACAGGACCCGTTCGGCAACTATCAGGCGCGATTGGTGTTTCCTGAAAAAACCCGCGAACTGTTTTTCGAAGTGGAAGTTGTCGCCGATATGACGGTGTATAACCCATTTGATTTTTTTGTTGAAAAATATGCGGAAAACTACCCTTTCGAATACGACAGCCAATTAAAAAAAGAGCTGTCACCCTACCTGAAAAAAGGCCATAAAAGCCGACTACTGACTAAATGGCTGGCGGAAATTCCCAAAAAGAAAATGCCTACCAATGATTTTTTAGTCATGCTCAATCAACGTTTGGAGAAAGACATAGAATATTCGCTGCGCTTTGAGCCCGGCGTACAAACCCCCCATCAAACGCTGAAACTGAGAAAAGGCTCCTGCCGCGATACTGGCTGGTTACTGGTACAAATTCTTCGTCATATGGGACTGGCTGCGCGGTTTGTTTCAGGCTATCTAGTGCAGCTAACGCCGGATGTCGAATCACTGGATGGACCTTCAGGTCCAAAACAGGACTTCACGGACTTGCACGCCTGGTGCGAGGTCTATCTGCCCGGTGCTGGCTGGGTTGGCCTGGACCCCACGTCAGGGCTGTTTGCGGCAGAAAGTCATATTCCCTTGGCATGCACTCCCGAACCGATTTCCGCAGCGCCCATCACGGGCGCAACGGATAAGTGCGAGGTCACGTTCAGCTATCTGAATGAAGTCACCCGTATTCATGAAGATCCGCGTGTTACCAAACCTTATGACGATGCTCAATGGGATTGCATACAGGCGCTTGGCAAAAAGATTGATCAGGCATTTCTTGAAAATGACGTGCGTCTCACGATGGGTGGCGAACCTACTTTTGTCTCCATTGACGATATGGATTCAGCACAGTGGAATACCGACGCACTGGGTGAAGACAAGTTAAAGTTGGCCAAAAACTTATTACTTCGTCTGCGCGATCAGTTCGCCCCCAAAGGATTGCTGCACTACGGTCAGGGTAAGTGGTATCCGGGCGAAGAACTGCCCCGCTGGGCTCTGGGCTGCTTCTGGCGTACCGATCAGCAACCCCTTTGGCACAAACCGGAACTGCTGGCACGTATCGATAAAGACTACGGCTTTGGCGTAACCGAGGCGGAATCCTTCGCCAATCGCCTGGCAAAACTAGCCGGTATTGATGACGATTACGTAAACCCGGCATATGAAGATACGCTCTACTACGTCTGGAAGGAAGAAAGTCTGCCCGTCGGAATTGATCCGATGAAGGCAGATCTGAAGGATGGTCTTGATCGCATGCGGCTTGCCCGTGTATTGCGGCATGGACTTAACAATCCATCAGGCTACGTGTTGCCTATTTCCTGGGATAACAAAAGTAACAACTGGCTCAGCTGCCGATGGCAGCTGCGCTCGGAGCGTGTGGTGCTAATTCCCGGGGACTCGCCAATGGGCCTGCGGCTACCCCTCAATTCACTGCAACCCGCAACACCAGAGGAAGCAGAACCTCAGCGCGATCCGTTTGAATACCGCGAATTACTCAAACCTTCGTACCCACCTGTCGCACAGGGAGACCAGAGAAATAGCTCAAGCAGCTGGGGAAGCGTTATACAGCAACCCTTTGCCGATGCCAGGCATGATACCGAACAGAAGACATCGAAAACCGGCAAGCACGCTCAAAAAGAACCGGCACGCTTTATCAGAACCTCCCTCTGCATCGAACCACGCAAAGGCAAGATCTATGTCTTTATTCCGCCGCTGGAACACCTTGAGCACTATCTTGACTTGATCAATCTGATCGAGCGGACTGCTGATGAACTGAAGCTTCCGGTTGTCATTGAGGGCTACGAACCACCTCGTGATAACCGACTGCAAAAGCTGCTGGTCACCCCGGACCCCGGCGTGATCGAAGTCAACATTCACCCGGCCAATAACTGGGACGAGCTGCAACACAACACGACCGTCCTTTACGAACAGGCACGTCTCAGTCGGCTGGGCACTGAAAAATTTATGCTCGACGGCCGCCACACCGGCACGGGTGGAGGCAATCACATCACCATAGGCGGCAATTCCCCGGCAGACAGCCCTCTATTGCGCCGCCCTGATTTAATCCGCAGCCTGGTGACTTACTGGCAGCACCACCCGGGCCTCTCGTACCTGTTCTCCGGTATGTTTATAGGGCCAACCAGCCAGGCACCGCGTGTCGATGAAGGCCGCGATGAAATGCTTTACGAGCTCGAAGTCGCTTTTCAACAAATGCCGGACGGCATTGTCGATCAGCCCTGGCTGGTTGACCGGTTATTACGCAACTTATTGATTGATATCACCGGCAACACTCATCGCGCCGAATTCTGTATCGACAAGCTCTATTCTCCCGGTACGGCCAGCGGCCGCCAGGGAATTCTTGAATTTCGCGGTTTTGAAATGCCGCCACACTCGCAAATGGCACTGGTGCAAGCCTTATTACTGCGAGCACTGGTTGCCCGATTCTGGAATGAGCCCTACACAAAACCTCTGGTACGCTGGGGAACCCTGCTACATGATCGTTTCATGATGCCTCATTATGTCTGGAGCGATATACAGGACGTAGTTCAGGACCTCAACGAGCGCGGCTACCCCTTTGATATTAACTGGCTGGCACCATTTGAGGAGTTCCGTTTCCCTCATTATGGTCGCCTCGAGCTGGATGATATCCAGCTGGAACTGCGTTGGGCGATTGAGCCCTGGCATGTACTGGGGGAAGAGGTGAGCAGTTTTGGCACTGCGCGTTACGTGGACTCGTCTGTTGAGCGATTACAAATCAAGGTACAAGGGATTACCGAGGGCCGCTACCAGATTGCCTGTAATGGTCGCCGGGTACCACTGCGCCACACCGGGCGGAAAGGCGAAGCTGTTGCTGCAGTACGTTACAGAGCCTGGCAGCCACCTTCAGCCCTGCATCCAACCATTGGCATTCATGCGCCACTGGTGTTCGACGTCATCGATACCTGGAGTGGTCGCGCTATTGGTGGCTGCACCTACCACGTTGCCCATGCGGGTGGCAGAAGCTACGAGACACTCCCGATCAACGCTTTTGAAGCAGAGTCGCGGAGAGTCAACCGATTCTGGCAACATGGGCATACACCGGGACCACTGGAAAGCACACCAGAACTCGCCAGTATGGTCAGAAATTTCCTGCCGAATAAGTATCCGCCCAGACCTGCAAGTTTACCCGCTGAAGAATCCCCGGGAGAATACCCCCATACGCTGGACCTGCGCAGACAACCATCCTTTCTCCAGGGGTAG
- a CDS encoding circularly permuted type 2 ATP-grasp protein, whose translation MSETTSSSRTPTDSFLDYSPRADRIDEAIDKNGQVHASWQYLLTSLSGLGAEELSHRQKKALRILRDDGASYNVYDQSSKDSTWLLDLIPFLIDSTEWLQIEAGLQERSELFNLILKDLYSERELITRGIIPPELVFGHKSFLRNCQNIKLPGEHQLIVHAADMIRQPDGNMCLLADRTQAPSGAGYALENRTVMSRVLPSLFRDSHVHRLANYFQLLRQKLINLAPSVAIPRIVILTPGSYNETYFEHSYLADYLGFNLVQSGDLMVKNGYVWLKSLDGLSRVDVILRRVDDYFCDPVELKGDSQLGIPGLVEVARRGNVAIANPLGSGILENPALLRFLPQIARHFLGRELRLKSVETWWCGLQEDYNHVLENFEHMVVKSVFRSPSVRSIVVSELQEKERSKLLESIARQPSLYVAQRKLIPSNTPVFNGNQLVSRPALLRTYSVASSSSYQVMPGGLTRAANSENSSLISNQLGSMSKDTWVLASEPEKQTSLRPQGSTEAFLPEDNVLPRRVVENLFWMGRYAERAESSLRLIRMALLQLNNTTISTTARDILLQAVTQVTATYPGFVNSDKLQSHPEEELLSIILDQERTGSVSYCIQSMLTCAEEAKGLMSTDSQRVINDIRDQLSAIKIELESNVLSAPAEALNPLVSSMLALSGIIQGSMIRDIGWRFLDMGQRIESTLFTSNLLRSTMQIQLQEQDEAVVLESLLMMMEGLIAYRHRYQGALNTRNSLELILLDVSNPRSVLYQLNALEQHLNNLPLAPHNKELQGERRCVAEALSIIRLTRLGDLTQSDGSCDTPGHKRANLDQLLSRLHYLLTESSSLLSERFFEKSQGPRQLVDQNWNFE comes from the coding sequence TTGTCTGAAACCACTTCCTCTTCACGCACGCCCACCGATAGTTTTCTCGACTATTCTCCCCGTGCTGATCGCATTGATGAAGCCATTGACAAAAATGGTCAAGTGCATGCGTCCTGGCAGTATCTGCTAACCAGCTTGTCGGGGTTAGGGGCGGAGGAGTTATCCCATCGTCAGAAAAAAGCACTGCGTATACTTCGAGACGACGGGGCAAGCTACAACGTTTATGACCAATCCAGCAAAGACAGCACCTGGCTGCTGGACCTTATTCCCTTTCTGATTGATTCCACAGAGTGGCTCCAAATCGAAGCCGGCTTACAGGAACGGTCAGAGCTGTTCAACCTGATACTGAAAGACCTTTACAGCGAACGGGAACTGATTACCCGGGGTATTATTCCCCCGGAACTGGTTTTCGGTCACAAAAGCTTTTTACGCAATTGCCAGAACATCAAACTCCCGGGAGAACATCAGCTCATTGTTCATGCGGCTGACATGATTCGCCAACCTGATGGCAATATGTGTCTGCTCGCTGACCGCACCCAGGCGCCCAGTGGCGCTGGCTACGCCCTTGAAAATCGCACGGTGATGAGCCGGGTTCTGCCAAGTTTGTTTCGAGACTCCCATGTCCATCGCCTGGCCAACTATTTTCAGCTGCTTCGACAAAAGCTGATTAATCTCGCGCCCTCCGTCGCTATCCCTCGGATTGTTATATTGACTCCTGGCTCATATAACGAAACTTACTTTGAGCACTCGTATCTCGCCGACTACCTGGGCTTTAATCTGGTACAGAGCGGCGATTTGATGGTAAAAAATGGTTATGTCTGGCTAAAATCACTGGATGGCCTGAGTCGAGTGGATGTCATACTGCGCCGGGTAGATGACTATTTTTGCGATCCGGTTGAGCTAAAGGGTGATTCACAACTGGGAATTCCAGGGCTCGTTGAAGTCGCTCGCCGGGGTAATGTCGCCATCGCAAACCCCTTGGGCTCCGGTATTCTGGAAAACCCTGCGTTGCTAAGATTTCTGCCACAAATCGCCCGCCACTTTCTCGGTCGCGAATTGAGACTCAAGTCAGTGGAGACCTGGTGGTGCGGTTTGCAGGAAGACTACAACCATGTACTTGAGAATTTCGAACACATGGTGGTCAAAAGTGTTTTTCGTTCACCCAGTGTTCGCAGTATTGTCGTTTCGGAACTGCAAGAGAAAGAACGCAGCAAGCTGCTGGAATCAATTGCCAGACAACCCTCCCTGTACGTCGCCCAAAGAAAGCTGATTCCCTCCAATACCCCGGTATTTAACGGCAATCAGCTGGTTTCTCGCCCGGCTTTGCTGCGCACTTATTCCGTTGCTTCCAGTTCATCCTACCAGGTGATGCCCGGCGGGCTTACTCGCGCAGCAAACAGTGAAAATAGTTCCCTGATCTCCAACCAGCTTGGTTCAATGAGTAAAGACACTTGGGTGTTGGCTTCCGAACCCGAGAAACAGACCTCTCTCCGCCCGCAGGGCTCAACTGAAGCCTTTCTGCCGGAAGACAATGTATTACCTCGAAGAGTTGTGGAAAACCTGTTCTGGATGGGTCGATACGCAGAACGGGCCGAGAGCTCGTTGCGTCTTATCCGTATGGCCCTGCTACAACTGAACAATACAACTATTTCCACAACTGCGCGTGATATATTGCTGCAGGCCGTCACTCAGGTTACCGCGACCTATCCCGGTTTTGTCAACAGTGACAAACTCCAGAGTCACCCGGAAGAAGAACTACTATCAATTATTCTGGATCAAGAACGAACCGGCAGTGTCAGTTACTGTATTCAGTCCATGCTGACTTGTGCAGAAGAAGCCAAGGGCTTGATGTCAACCGACAGTCAACGGGTGATTAATGATATTCGCGACCAGCTTTCAGCCATAAAAATTGAGCTGGAGAGCAACGTCTTATCGGCCCCCGCCGAAGCACTGAACCCGCTGGTATCCAGTATGTTGGCCCTTTCTGGCATTATTCAAGGCAGCATGATTCGCGATATTGGCTGGCGTTTTCTCGACATGGGTCAACGCATCGAAAGCACTTTGTTTACCAGTAATTTACTCCGCTCAACCATGCAAATACAGCTACAGGAACAAGATGAAGCAGTGGTGCTCGAATCACTGTTAATGATGATGGAAGGCCTGATAGCCTACCGCCACCGCTATCAGGGGGCATTGAATACCCGGAATTCGCTGGAACTGATCTTGCTGGATGTCTCCAATCCCAGGTCTGTGCTTTATCAACTAAACGCTCTTGAACAACACTTGAACAATCTTCCACTGGCGCCTCACAACAAAGAACTGCAAGGAGAGCGTCGCTGCGTTGCAGAGGCACTCAGTATCATTCGCCTGACCCGGCTTGGAGATCTGACTCAGAGTGATGGTTCTTGTGATACTCCTGGCCACAAACGGGCCAACCTGGATCAGTTGCTTAGTCGACTGCACTACCTGCTCACTGAGTCTTCAAGCTTGCTCAGTGAACGCTTCTTTGAAAAAAGTCAGGGACCAAGACAGTTGGTCGACCAGAACTGGAACTTCGAATAA
- a CDS encoding transglutaminase family protein translates to MRYKVTHTTNYSYAEPVSQCLNTAYILPRNTLSQSCIHSELIINPVPVSTDERLDYFGNRCCYFTIEQGHSAMTVTSTNLVEVTPSNDWSGLDFGSTCAQVTDMLKTSSDPKILLAREFLLDSPTISRTEQLRDYAAPLFSSSRPFLSAVRDLNQQIHTDFTYDPHFSDVSTPLSEVFEHRKGVCQDFAHLAIGCLRSLGYPARYVSGYIETLPPPGQEKLVGTDATHAWFSVFSPSEGWFDLDPTNNTATNEQHIVTAWGRDYTDVAPLRGVIFGGGEQHTLDVSVDVRRV, encoded by the coding sequence ATGCGTTACAAGGTCACTCACACGACTAATTACAGTTACGCCGAGCCTGTCAGCCAGTGCCTCAATACCGCCTATATACTGCCACGTAATACCTTGTCACAGAGTTGCATTCACAGTGAACTGATTATTAACCCTGTGCCGGTCTCAACAGATGAACGACTGGATTATTTTGGCAACCGTTGCTGCTATTTCACTATTGAGCAAGGGCACAGCGCCATGACCGTCACCTCCACTAACCTGGTGGAGGTAACCCCATCAAATGACTGGTCCGGCCTCGATTTTGGCAGCACCTGCGCCCAGGTAACAGACATGCTGAAAACCTCCAGCGATCCCAAGATACTACTGGCCAGAGAATTCCTACTGGACTCGCCAACTATCAGCCGCACCGAACAACTGAGGGACTACGCCGCACCCTTATTTTCCAGCTCCCGGCCTTTTTTATCTGCCGTTCGCGACCTCAATCAACAGATCCATACAGATTTCACCTACGATCCGCACTTCTCTGACGTCAGCACACCACTAAGCGAAGTCTTCGAGCACCGAAAGGGCGTATGCCAGGACTTTGCCCACCTCGCTATCGGATGTCTCCGCTCACTGGGATATCCTGCCCGCTATGTGTCAGGGTATATCGAAACGTTGCCACCTCCGGGACAGGAAAAACTGGTAGGCACAGATGCGACCCACGCCTGGTTCTCGGTATTTTCTCCCAGTGAAGGCTGGTTTGACCTTGACCCCACCAACAATACAGCCACTAATGAACAGCACATTGTGACGGCCTGGGGTCGGGATTACACTGATGTCGCCCCACTAAGGGGTGTTATCTTTGGAGGAGGCGAGCAGCATACACTCGATGTTTCTGTGGACGTGCGCCGGGTTTAA
- a CDS encoding DNA-3-methyladenine glycosylase I, giving the protein MESFERLLTLAVRNKGSLADVEAVLPEVKTVQQLQGADDSRYLSAMTRCVFRAGFSWKVIDSKWPQFEEVFSGFNPLAVAHFSDEKLEELCQDKRIVRNATKIRSVRDNAVFVLDMQREFGSMAKMVAEWSEQDIVGLWAFLKKRASRLGGNSGPSFLRLMGKDTFILTDDVKAALTHHGLTDKFSTNSKKDLSRVQGVFNQLQQESGRPLSHISRILALTV; this is encoded by the coding sequence ATGGAGAGTTTTGAGAGGCTGTTAACACTTGCAGTGAGAAATAAAGGCAGTTTGGCTGATGTTGAAGCGGTATTACCGGAAGTGAAAACGGTACAGCAGTTGCAGGGTGCAGATGACAGCCGCTATCTCTCGGCGATGACCCGTTGTGTCTTCAGGGCGGGTTTTTCATGGAAGGTGATTGATAGTAAGTGGCCCCAATTTGAAGAGGTGTTTTCAGGGTTTAATCCGCTTGCAGTCGCGCACTTCTCTGATGAAAAGCTGGAAGAGCTCTGCCAGGACAAGCGAATTGTTCGCAATGCCACTAAAATTCGCTCTGTGCGTGATAATGCTGTTTTTGTGCTGGATATGCAGCGGGAGTTCGGCAGCATGGCGAAAATGGTGGCGGAGTGGTCAGAGCAGGATATTGTGGGGCTTTGGGCTTTTTTGAAAAAGCGCGCTTCCCGGTTGGGTGGTAATTCAGGGCCCTCTTTTTTGCGCCTAATGGGTAAAGACACCTTTATTCTGACTGATGACGTTAAAGCTGCGCTAACTCATCACGGGTTAACAGATAAGTTCAGCACCAACTCTAAAAAAGATTTATCGCGGGTTCAGGGGGTGTTTAATCAGCTTCAACAGGAGTCTGGACGTCCGTTGTCTCACATTAGTCGTATTTTGGCACTGACGGTTTGA
- a CDS encoding TonB-dependent receptor, with amino-acid sequence MNSIKGGFVSFRKISLVTAVTLVMTPGVTHAQIEEIIVTAQKREQYIQDVPISITALSSEQLTERAITDVFDLQQSAPGLTVQQNQNTTTSNFAIRGVGTSGSNFGLESSVGLYVDGVYRARQSSMVNEMVDMERVEVLRGPQGTLFGRNSPSGAVLMHTKAPEQEFGGYIKADMGNFDLRSFNGAVGGALIENTLAYRVTGFTTDRDGYVDDVNLGNNEINDRNRYGIRAQLFYTPTDDFTARLIVDRSEIDEVCCAAVTVKNNYLVFPRSDFTGQFATMPSAGTDSILSIPDSVLIPGLPVPVFGFGGTIIDERAVHDDVVAFNQLPSSENTDHGVSLQMDWDLDEGTLTSITAWRGFDSDDLVDADFSDIAIANRDEHAEQESFSQELRFSRSFEGGNFLVGAYYFQQKLDSESNTVMGADFNNFVALSVFSQASGLGDQATAAADAGDFATAAALAAQATYAAETASAMVVGLENVALTAGNPLIPLQMAGFTGIGLPAGGNGRNVMEQDHKAWAIFGQVDYRFVENWEVTVGARYTKENKKIDGTFTEPGASWGLLLGLSDLTVFNPRPDLDDELDDEQITANLKLSWFPSEDTMFYASYATGYKSGGTNTDRINPTFDPIFDAENSETYELGMKKDFPDQNVRANLTFHHTTTKDFQTNAFQGAGFNLSNAGKVITKGAELELWWNPTDSLEISGAYIYNEGEFEGFDRANCWISYSWLTGEPDPGRASPLDEFCDRSGDPLDSNAENTFIIAATQSFDITDTINGYVHANYNWRDEQFKDDNIDPLKEEDGYDLLNMQVGIRFVDMGIEVTTWARNLLDQDYLATYFDTPLQSGKLNAYPTEPRTYGLSITKNF; translated from the coding sequence ATGAATAGTATTAAAGGCGGTTTTGTATCTTTTAGAAAAATATCACTAGTAACGGCTGTCACGCTGGTTATGACTCCCGGGGTCACACATGCTCAAATAGAAGAGATTATTGTGACGGCTCAAAAGCGGGAGCAGTATATTCAGGATGTGCCGATTTCAATTACCGCGTTAAGTAGTGAGCAACTAACTGAGCGCGCAATCACAGATGTTTTTGATCTTCAGCAAAGTGCACCGGGTTTGACCGTGCAGCAGAACCAGAACACAACCACTTCAAATTTTGCTATTCGCGGTGTGGGCACCAGCGGCTCGAACTTTGGCTTGGAGTCATCGGTGGGGCTTTATGTTGACGGCGTTTATCGTGCGCGCCAGAGCTCAATGGTTAACGAAATGGTTGATATGGAGAGGGTTGAGGTGTTGCGTGGCCCTCAGGGGACGTTGTTTGGCCGCAATAGCCCTTCCGGCGCAGTGCTGATGCATACCAAAGCGCCTGAGCAAGAGTTCGGCGGTTATATCAAAGCCGACATGGGTAATTTTGATTTGCGCAGTTTTAATGGTGCTGTTGGTGGAGCCCTGATTGAAAATACATTGGCCTACCGAGTTACCGGTTTTACTACAGATAGGGACGGTTATGTCGATGATGTAAATCTTGGTAATAATGAAATTAATGACCGCAACCGTTACGGTATAAGAGCGCAGTTATTTTATACCCCAACCGATGATTTTACCGCTCGCCTCATTGTTGATCGCTCGGAAATTGATGAAGTTTGCTGTGCGGCAGTTACCGTGAAAAACAACTATCTGGTATTTCCCCGAAGTGATTTTACCGGTCAATTTGCAACCATGCCTTCTGCTGGTACAGACAGTATTTTGTCGATACCTGACTCGGTACTGATTCCCGGATTACCTGTTCCGGTATTTGGCTTTGGCGGCACAATCATTGACGAACGTGCAGTGCATGATGATGTCGTGGCGTTTAATCAGCTACCCAGTTCGGAGAACACCGATCATGGGGTCTCTTTGCAAATGGATTGGGATCTTGACGAAGGCACATTGACATCCATTACTGCGTGGCGAGGGTTTGATTCCGATGATTTGGTCGATGCAGATTTTAGTGACATTGCTATCGCCAATCGGGATGAACACGCGGAACAGGAGTCTTTTTCACAAGAGCTACGCTTTTCCAGAAGTTTTGAAGGCGGTAACTTTTTGGTGGGCGCCTATTACTTTCAGCAGAAGCTGGACTCAGAAAGTAACACCGTGATGGGGGCAGATTTTAATAACTTTGTAGCGTTGAGTGTGTTTTCACAGGCTTCAGGACTGGGGGATCAAGCTACGGCAGCGGCAGATGCTGGAGATTTTGCCACTGCTGCGGCGCTGGCAGCGCAGGCAACCTATGCCGCTGAAACGGCCAGTGCGATGGTTGTTGGCCTCGAGAATGTAGCGTTGACAGCAGGTAATCCGTTGATACCCCTGCAAATGGCTGGTTTTACCGGAATTGGGTTGCCGGCCGGAGGTAATGGCAGAAATGTGATGGAACAGGACCACAAAGCCTGGGCTATATTCGGTCAAGTGGATTATCGCTTTGTGGAAAACTGGGAAGTGACCGTTGGTGCCCGGTATACCAAAGAGAATAAAAAAATTGATGGAACCTTCACCGAGCCGGGTGCTTCATGGGGGCTGCTGTTAGGGTTGAGTGATCTAACAGTGTTTAATCCCCGCCCTGACTTGGACGATGAACTCGACGACGAGCAAATTACAGCAAACCTCAAACTTTCCTGGTTTCCGTCTGAAGACACTATGTTTTACGCTTCCTATGCAACCGGCTATAAATCTGGCGGCACCAATACCGATCGTATTAACCCAACATTTGATCCTATCTTTGATGCCGAGAACTCTGAAACCTATGAGTTGGGTATGAAAAAGGATTTTCCCGATCAAAATGTTCGTGCAAATCTGACGTTTCACCACACAACAACCAAAGATTTTCAAACCAACGCTTTTCAGGGGGCGGGCTTTAACCTCTCTAATGCCGGTAAAGTGATTACCAAGGGTGCAGAGCTAGAACTCTGGTGGAACCCTACGGATAGCCTGGAGATATCTGGTGCATATATTTATAACGAAGGGGAGTTCGAAGGTTTCGATAGAGCCAACTGTTGGATTTCTTATTCCTGGTTAACGGGTGAGCCTGACCCTGGTCGTGCAAGCCCGCTCGATGAGTTCTGTGACCGCTCGGGTGATCCGCTCGACAGCAATGCAGAAAACACGTTCATTATTGCTGCTACGCAGAGCTTTGATATTACCGACACCATCAACGGTTATGTTCATGCCAATTACAATTGGCGGGACGAGCAGTTTAAGGACGATAATATTGATCCCCTAAAAGAAGAAGACGGTTACGATCTGCTCAATATGCAAGTAGGCATTCGGTTTGTTGATATGGGTATCGAGGTGACAACCTGGGCCCGTAACTTGTTGGATCAGGATTATCTGGCAACCTATTTCGATACGCCGCTGCAATCGGGTAAATTGAATGCTTACCCTACCGAGCCAAGAACCTACGGATTAAGTATCACCAAAAATTTCTGA